The Candidatus Obscuribacterales bacterium region AAGGGTATTGAGACTGCGGTGGTGGCTAATCTCTATCGATACGGAGTTTGTCTCTAGGAACCCGACACGATGGTGATCTAGACCCAAGCCACGATGAGCCCTGCCCTCCATTCTCGTGAAGCCTAAAGAAGGATATCGACCCTTGCTCTGGCGAACGCGATCAAGTTTGAATGCCCCTAGCAGATGAAAGCCAACGGTGGTTTGCAGTGTATCTATGTTCTTGCATTTAATCGGAGACTCATTATGTTATCGAAACAGTTCAGATCTAAGACGGCGGCACTGATAGCTTTGGGCATGGCATCCGCAGCGATCGCCCCCTTCACCATGGCTCAGCGGGTCTTGGCGTCGGAAGCGCATGAGCAGCCGTTCCAAACCGCTCAGTTATTTGGGCAACCCGCTGCCGTTGTGGTGCCTGCCGGTACGATTATTCCCGTGGCCTATACCGAAGCAGAGCGGATTGTCATTGCCCCGGATGAAACCTATCCTGTAACCTTGGTGACCACGGTGGATGTGTTCTCCTCGGCTGGCACCCTGGTGATTCCTGCCGGTAGCCAGATTGAAGGTGAGCTGCTGCCGGTGGAAGAAGGCACCCAGTTTGTCGCCAGTGAAGTGGTGTTTGCCAACGGCACTCGCCGCGATATCGTGGCATCCTCGGATCCCATTACCGAAACCGAAATCATCTCAGAGCGCAGCGACCCAGATATTCTACGGGGAGCCGCCATTGGTGCCGCTGCCGCCGGTGTCATTTCTGAGGTCTTTGGTTCTATTGACTTCCTAGAAGTGCTAGGTGGGGCTGGCTTGGGCGCGCTAGCCGCTATTTTAATCGGCGGTAGCGATCGCGAAGTAGAAGTAGTGGTGATTGAACCTGAGGAAGACCTTGACGTGGTGCTGGATGCAGATTTCGCTCTGTAGTCTCCCAGGCTCACGATTGATCCATAGGTAACTAAGAGGTAATTAGAAAGGGGCGAACAATGTTCGCCCCTTTTCTATGGAGATTTTTACGCCCCGAGAGGTAGGGGCATGGATCCAAAGACTTTTTCAAGTTCAAGGCTTGCTGCTGCCTGCAGGAGAGCGGAGCGATCGCTGGGATCGGGTAGATAGGGTAAGCAGCCTAGAATCGGCATCTGGGTGAGCGATCGCAGCCAGGTTGGGGAAAGCCAGTCGTCTAAATGGTCGGCAGAATCCGGCTGGCAACAGTTGAGCACCAGGCCTTTAAGATGCACCTTTGCCTGCCGGGCTAGAGCCACATGGGCCACTGCTTGGGCGATCGCACCGGGGCGCACCGGCACCACTAAAATGGTCGGCAAGCGCCAGTCCCAAGCTAAATCTGCCAGGGTGGTATCTGGGGCGATCGGATAGCCCAAACTACCCATGGCTTCCAGCAAAACCCAGGTATGGTTCTGCATCAGGGTTTGTAATTCTTGCCAAATAGTCGTTAATTCCGCGTTCATCGAGCCAGCGGATCGATGGGGCTCCCAGCGGCAGGGGGTGATGCTGTCGAGCGACTGGTGAGGGACGAGGTCTTGGTAGAGAAGGCGATCGCGATCGTCTTGATCGATCGGTTTCATAATCGCGATGGACTGGGCAGCACGATAGGTTTGCCAATAAATAGCCAGCGATCGCAGCAGCAGGGTTTTTCCGACCCCTGCCTCTGTTCCTGCAATGAACGTTGTTTTTGCCGTACTGCTCACGACCTGCTCCTCACTTGTCCTGATTGATCACGCACATTTCAACCCTGTAGCTAGTAGGGTTATTCCTAATTACTCGGGATTTACAACGCGCACATCAACACTGTAGCCAGTGTCACTCCCTGCGACCACGTCAATCTGAAATAAGCCACTGCGATCGAGCTGTCCTTCCCAAAACAGCAGTTCGGCTGCATCCGCGATCAATCGTCCATTGGGTAGGCGAATATCTAACCTCACATCACCACTAGCGACTTCTGCTCGCAGAATTTGGCCAGCCTCCGCACGGACTAGATAGCGACGAATCTCGCTAGGGTCGCTGCGTCCTTGAATTAAGGTGCCATCAGAACCTGGTTCAAACTGTAGGGGTACGGAAATAATCTCGGGTTCTGGCTCGGGCTCGGGTTCTGGCTCGGGTTCTGGCTCGGGTTCTGGTTCTGGCTCGGGCTCCGGCTCGGGTTCCGGCTCCGGTGCTGCCTCCAGATCGACCGTTAGGGTATAGTCGCTATCGACCACGCCCCGCACAGGACTCAACTGCACGGTGTAATCCCCTGTGAAGTCCAGTTCTCCCTGCCAGCTCGACACGCGCTCTGCCTGAGCATCAGCCGGTTGGCGATTGGGCGCGAGGACGGATAGTAACATCCCTTCTTCGGCCACATCAACCGTGAGGGTTTGCCCTTGTTCCACCGAGATGATGTAGTTGACGGTTTCATTTTGCTGGAGATTGCCTTCAATGGTCTCTGTCCGACCAGGCCGAAGCGCCAAGCGTTGGCTAAACTCGATCGGCTCAGCAGGAATGGGCTCGGGTTCCGGCTCGGGTTCCGGCTCCGGCTCTTCTTGGGCAGGAGGTTCGTTGACGACCGGATTCTCCACCGGCGTCAGCAAGGCTCCGACGATCGCCCAGGATAATGCTCCGATCACGATCGCCGCCGCGACAAAAATCATAAACACCGCAAAGGGATTGTCCCACACCGAGCTTTGTTCTTCGACCTGAGGGACAATAGGCGGGCGGTAGGCGCGATCGGGGGTGCGGGATGGTACGGCCTGGGTGGGCTCGTAGGGACGGCCCACAGCCATGGTCGGCATCTGGGATAGATCGGGCGGTGCGGGTGGTGCGGGTGCCGGTGCGGGGGGCGCAGGGTTAGGACTCGGGTTGGGGCTAGGGGCTGGCTTGGCTCCAGCTTGGGGAACGTTCGCCTGGAGCGCTTGCACCACATCCCGGACAGACTGGTAGCGATCGCCTGGCCGATAGCTAAGCATGGTGTTGATCACCTGGGCAAACCCTGGACTCACATTCACCCACCGCTGCCAAAACCAGGTGAGGGTGCGATCGTCGTAGAGTTCCTGGGGCTCTTTGCCCGTCAGCAGCACCACCACGGTCACAGCCAAGGCGTAGAGATCGCTGTTGGGATAGGCTTGACCGCTCTGCATTTGTTCCCCCGGCGCATAGCCCAGCTTGCCCACGGTGGTATATTGCGGCGTCGTTTCCGGCGACTGGACTCGGGTGGCCAGTTCTTTCACAACCCCAAAATCAATCAACACTGGCAGGGAGTCGCCTTGGCGGTGAATGATGTTATCTGGCGCGATGTCGCGGTGGATGATGCCCTTGCTGTGGATATGGGCGAGTACCGGCAGCAGTTGCCGCATCAGTTGCGTGACTTCTGCTTCGGAGAAGGCCAGTCCTTGGGTTTGGCGATCGGTGAGCAAGGCCCGATAGGTTTTCCCTTCTACATAGTCCTGCACCAAAAATAGGCGTTGATCTTCCTCAAAGGTCGCCCGAAATTGGGGAATTTGGGGATGCTGGATTTGGTACAAGATCGACGCTTCCCGCTGGAAGAGCTCGCGGGATTTGTCCATCATGCCGATGGCACCCTGGAGGGGAATAAATTCTTTTAAGGCACAGCGTTCGTTAAACCGCCCCTGATCTTCCGCCAGGTAGGTGCGCCCAAAGCCCCCTTGCCCAAGGATGCTCAACATGCGGTAGCGATTTTGCAGGATGGTTCCAGGTTGAATAGGTGGTTGCATCAGACTTGTGCGCCCTTTGGAGTGCCGATGGTGAACAGCCAGGGCGATCGCCCCAGACGAGTCATATAACATGTGGATGCTTCCCGATGCTTGCCTATGGAATAGTGGCTAACCGATAGGTGGGTTGAGCTACAGGTTGACCCAGCCG contains the following coding sequences:
- the bioD gene encoding dethiobiotin synthase — translated: MSSTAKTTFIAGTEAGVGKTLLLRSLAIYWQTYRAAQSIAIMKPIDQDDRDRLLYQDLVPHQSLDSITPCRWEPHRSAGSMNAELTTIWQELQTLMQNHTWVLLEAMGSLGYPIAPDTTLADLAWDWRLPTILVVPVRPGAIAQAVAHVALARQAKVHLKGLVLNCCQPDSADHLDDWLSPTWLRSLTQMPILGCLPYLPDPSDRSALLQAAASLELEKVFGSMPLPLGA
- a CDS encoding serine/threonine-protein kinase gives rise to the protein MLYDSSGAIALAVHHRHSKGRTSLMQPPIQPGTILQNRYRMLSILGQGGFGRTYLAEDQGRFNERCALKEFIPLQGAIGMMDKSRELFQREASILYQIQHPQIPQFRATFEEDQRLFLVQDYVEGKTYRALLTDRQTQGLAFSEAEVTQLMRQLLPVLAHIHSKGIIHRDIAPDNIIHRQGDSLPVLIDFGVVKELATRVQSPETTPQYTTVGKLGYAPGEQMQSGQAYPNSDLYALAVTVVVLLTGKEPQELYDDRTLTWFWQRWVNVSPGFAQVINTMLSYRPGDRYQSVRDVVQALQANVPQAGAKPAPSPNPSPNPAPPAPAPAPPAPPDLSQMPTMAVGRPYEPTQAVPSRTPDRAYRPPIVPQVEEQSSVWDNPFAVFMIFVAAAIVIGALSWAIVGALLTPVENPVVNEPPAQEEPEPEPEPEPEPIPAEPIEFSQRLALRPGRTETIEGNLQQNETVNYIISVEQGQTLTVDVAEEGMLLSVLAPNRQPADAQAERVSSWQGELDFTGDYTVQLSPVRGVVDSDYTLTVDLEAAPEPEPEPEPEPEPEPEPEPEPEPEPEPEPEIISVPLQFEPGSDGTLIQGRSDPSEIRRYLVRAEAGQILRAEVASGDVRLDIRLPNGRLIADAAELLFWEGQLDRSGLFQIDVVAGSDTGYSVDVRVVNPE